A part of Patescibacteria group bacterium genomic DNA contains:
- a CDS encoding winged helix-turn-helix domain-containing protein codes for MEKKEKQKNYRTLERLVRGFANHRRIQILEVLKKTPEMSVDEVTELLKLNYKTASDHLRRLAIAGLVLKKSDSVSVRHKLTSRAENVLKFLRTLE; via the coding sequence ATGGAAAAGAAGGAGAAACAAAAAAATTACAGAACACTTGAGCGGCTGGTTCGTGGATTTGCAAATCATCGGCGAATTCAAATTCTCGAAGTTTTAAAGAAAACACCAGAAATGTCTGTTGATGAAGTTACCGAATTACTTAAACTAAACTATAAGACAGCCTCAGATCATTTACGACGCCTTGCCATTGCTGGTCTTGTGCTCAAGAAGTCGGATAGTGTTTCGGTTCGTCATAAACTTACATCACGAGCAGAGAATGTTCTGAAGTTCTTGAGAACATTAGAATAA
- the rsmI gene encoding 16S rRNA (cytidine(1402)-2'-O)-methyltransferase → MGILYIVATPIGNLEDITLRALRVLKEVDVILCEDTRMTKRVLDRHEILDKHLLTYNEERSGIKVEKIVQLLSEGKNLALVTDAGTPGISDPGSYLVKQIRVAMPEAKIESVPGPSALTTAFSIAGVPVADFTFLGFLPHKKGRETLFKEIAASERAMVFYESPHRILKTFESLIKFAPSKKVTICRELTKIHEEVKMGTPAELLEFFTSNAEKVRGEFVVIVHP, encoded by the coding sequence ATGGGAATTTTATATATAGTGGCAACACCAATCGGTAACCTAGAAGACATCACGCTTCGGGCGCTTCGAGTGCTCAAGGAAGTCGATGTGATTTTGTGCGAGGATACGCGAATGACCAAGCGCGTGCTTGATCGGCATGAAATTTTGGACAAACATTTGCTGACCTACAACGAAGAACGCAGTGGCATTAAAGTTGAGAAAATTGTGCAACTTCTTTCCGAAGGGAAAAATTTAGCCTTGGTGACCGACGCGGGAACGCCGGGGATTTCTGACCCAGGTTCGTACCTAGTCAAGCAAATTCGCGTAGCCATGCCCGAGGCGAAAATTGAATCAGTGCCAGGGCCATCAGCACTTACCACTGCGTTTTCCATTGCCGGCGTGCCAGTAGCTGACTTTACTTTTCTTGGATTTTTACCACACAAAAAGGGAAGGGAAACGCTCTTTAAGGAAATTGCCGCTTCCGAACGAGCCATGGTTTTTTATGAATCTCCCCATCGGATTTTGAAAACTTTTGAATCTTTAATTAAATTCGCGCCAAGTAAAAAAGTGACGATTTGTCGCGAACTCACTAAAATTCACGAAGAAGTGAAAATGGGAACGCCAGCTGAACTTCTGGAATTTTTTACAAGCAACGCTGAAAAAGTGAGAGGGGAGTTTGTGGTGATTGTTCATCCATAA
- a CDS encoding Mur ligase domain-containing protein: MVTNSNGNFEKFKRIHFVGTGGIGVSAIARMCLLEGKRVTGSDRAPSEITDELIKLGAKITFGQQGVSEIPKDTDLIIYTAAIEVAEPTLLSEIKKLSIPSLSYSEALGEISKDKYTVAIAGTHGKTTTTGMVATALIDAGLSPTVIIGSILNREKSNFVFGKSDVLVVEADEYRRSFLSLSPKILVINNLDLDHLDYFKDLKDIQSAYAELANKVPKDGFIITDFSDPNVAPVLESAKATVLDYRSADVTGLSLPVPGEHNIKNAQVTLTVGAVLGIPREKICEALKNFQGTWRRFEKVGTMKSDALVYDDYAHNPQKISALIASAREFFPGKKLTVVFQPHLYSRTKTLFSGFVEALSKADRIIVADIFPAREPFDSSISSKMLADAIVAQNKNVSYFQSFDAIVQELKKSARADDVVITVGAGDIYKIGGELVKGL; encoded by the coding sequence ATGGTCACTAATTCCAATGGAAATTTTGAAAAATTTAAACGCATTCATTTTGTTGGCACCGGAGGCATCGGCGTATCTGCCATTGCCAGGATGTGTTTGCTCGAAGGCAAGCGGGTGACAGGTTCAGATCGAGCACCCTCAGAAATTACCGATGAGCTTATAAAACTTGGGGCGAAAATTACTTTTGGACAACAGGGTGTTTCAGAAATTCCAAAGGATACTGATTTGATTATTTACACTGCGGCGATTGAAGTGGCAGAACCAACGTTGCTTTCTGAAATCAAAAAACTTTCCATTCCTTCACTTTCTTACAGCGAGGCACTGGGAGAAATTAGTAAAGACAAATATACAGTTGCGATTGCAGGAACGCACGGGAAAACGACCACGACCGGTATGGTTGCTACAGCACTTATCGATGCTGGACTGTCGCCAACGGTTATTATCGGTAGCATTTTGAATCGCGAAAAATCCAATTTTGTTTTTGGCAAAAGCGATGTATTGGTGGTTGAGGCAGACGAATATCGCCGCTCATTTTTGTCGCTTTCTCCCAAAATTTTAGTAATCAATAATCTGGATTTGGATCATTTGGATTATTTTAAAGATTTGAAAGATATTCAGTCAGCTTATGCTGAGTTGGCCAACAAAGTTCCCAAAGATGGATTTATTATTACCGATTTTTCTGATCCTAATGTTGCGCCAGTTTTAGAATCTGCCAAGGCCACGGTATTGGATTATCGCTCGGCAGATGTTACAGGGTTATCGTTGCCGGTTCCGGGTGAGCACAATATTAAAAATGCGCAGGTGACACTTACGGTTGGAGCGGTGCTCGGCATTCCACGCGAGAAAATTTGCGAAGCACTCAAAAATTTTCAGGGCACATGGCGAAGGTTTGAAAAAGTGGGAACAATGAAGTCGGATGCCTTGGTTTACGATGACTATGCCCACAATCCGCAAAAGATCAGTGCCTTAATCGCAAGCGCTCGTGAATTTTTTCCAGGGAAAAAACTCACCGTTGTTTTCCAACCTCATCTCTATTCTCGTACCAAAACTTTATTTTCCGGATTTGTTGAAGCGCTATCCAAAGCTGACAGGATTATTGTGGCGGATATTTTCCCTGCGCGTGAACCTTTCGATTCGAGCATTTCAAGCAAGATGCTCGCCGACGCAATCGTGGCTCAGAATAAAAATGTTTCGTATTTTCAAAGTTTTGATGCGATTGTGCAAGAGTTGAAAAAGAGTGCTAGAGCTGATGATGTGGTTATTACAGTCGGAGCCGGAGATATTTACAAGATAGGAGGGGAATTAGTTAAAGGTTTATAA